Proteins encoded by one window of Alphaproteobacteria bacterium:
- a CDS encoding Gldg family protein has product MINALLNRKGGWIAGIAIAIAVFVALNVGLSGVTGLRVDLTQDRLFTLSDGTEKILQRIEEPVSLDLYISQRLVEEVALYGLYATRVRDMVNEFAAVSDGMVTVTEHDPAPFSETEDTAVSAGVQGVPIDTGGERVYFGLVARAGDRVETVPFFQPTREAFLEYDLARLIEGLTRQRKPVIGIVTDLPMFGGFDPRSQEQRWMLIDGIEESFEVRNIFDIEADLNEEIDVLFMAHATRLKDEQLYAIDQFLMRGGRALLMVDPYSEIAALNTLSGRPIARDSTLNRLLEKWGVSIEEKMVVSDITLARMVNAGTAENIRPAPYLLWPSFRADNINADDAVTRDITTVNMGTPGSIAVADDAAVKVETLLETTERSQLFDSEMINPREPNILEFIEKFQADDKKYTTAVRISGEVDSAFPDGKPKPEPEPEAATPDEGQPGDAASDEAKPDEANPDGAAPAETATPATPPAEPEAAEGEPERPHVARSQQPLNIVLIADADMLETRFWATEQEFFGQRVLEPFANNGDLVINALENLTGSGDLITLRSRGTAQRPFTRVEALRIAANEQYRAREQALATRLQETQQKFDEAQQKASAESQGGAAAPVLTAEQKTALETELETLRTDLLAIRKELRDVQLKLREDIEALDTTLRFANIVLVPALVGVFAIILGIARIRRRAAANA; this is encoded by the coding sequence ATGATAAATGCATTACTGAACCGCAAGGGCGGATGGATCGCCGGAATCGCCATCGCCATCGCCGTATTTGTCGCCCTGAATGTGGGGCTGTCGGGCGTGACCGGCCTTCGCGTGGACCTGACCCAGGACCGGCTGTTTACGCTGTCCGATGGCACTGAAAAAATCCTGCAGCGCATCGAGGAACCGGTGTCGCTGGACCTCTATATTTCCCAGCGGCTGGTCGAGGAAGTGGCGCTGTACGGGCTCTATGCGACCCGCGTGCGCGACATGGTCAACGAATTTGCCGCCGTGTCGGACGGCATGGTTACCGTTACCGAACACGATCCGGCGCCCTTCTCCGAGACCGAGGACACCGCCGTCAGCGCCGGCGTACAGGGCGTGCCGATCGATACGGGGGGCGAACGGGTCTATTTCGGACTGGTCGCCCGCGCCGGCGACCGGGTCGAAACCGTTCCGTTCTTCCAGCCCACGCGCGAGGCGTTCCTGGAATACGACCTCGCCCGACTGATCGAGGGGCTGACCAGGCAGCGCAAGCCGGTCATCGGCATCGTCACCGATCTGCCGATGTTCGGCGGCTTCGATCCGCGCAGCCAGGAGCAGCGCTGGATGCTGATCGACGGCATCGAGGAAAGCTTCGAAGTCCGCAATATCTTCGACATCGAGGCTGACCTGAACGAGGAAATCGACGTGCTGTTCATGGCCCATGCGACGCGGCTCAAGGACGAGCAGCTTTATGCCATCGACCAGTTCCTGATGCGCGGGGGACGGGCGCTTCTGATGGTCGACCCCTATAGCGAAATCGCGGCGCTGAACACGCTTTCGGGCCGCCCGATCGCGCGGGACTCCACGCTGAATCGCCTGCTGGAGAAATGGGGCGTGTCGATCGAAGAAAAAATGGTCGTGTCCGACATTACCCTGGCGCGGATGGTCAATGCCGGAACGGCGGAGAATATACGGCCCGCGCCCTATCTGCTGTGGCCGTCCTTCAGGGCCGACAACATCAACGCCGACGACGCGGTGACCCGCGACATCACCACCGTGAACATGGGGACGCCGGGTTCCATCGCCGTCGCCGACGATGCCGCGGTAAAGGTCGAAACCCTTCTGGAAACGACTGAACGAAGCCAGCTCTTCGACAGCGAGATGATCAATCCGCGCGAGCCGAATATCCTGGAGTTCATCGAGAAATTTCAGGCGGACGACAAGAAGTACACCACCGCCGTGCGGATTTCCGGCGAGGTCGACTCCGCCTTTCCCGACGGTAAACCGAAACCGGAACCCGAACCCGAAGCCGCGACACCTGACGAAGGCCAGCCGGGCGACGCCGCATCGGACGAAGCGAAGCCGGACGAAGCCAATCCGGATGGCGCCGCGCCGGCCGAAACCGCAACGCCGGCCACGCCGCCCGCCGAACCCGAAGCCGCGGAAGGCGAACCGGAACGCCCGCATGTCGCCCGGTCCCAGCAGCCGCTGAATATCGTGCTGATCGCCGATGCGGACATGCTGGAAACCCGATTCTGGGCGACCGAGCAGGAATTCTTCGGACAGCGGGTGTTGGAGCCCTTCGCCAATAACGGCGACCTTGTCATCAACGCGCTGGAAAACCTGACCGGATCCGGGGACCTGATCACCCTGCGCAGCCGGGGCACGGCGCAGCGCCCCTTTACCCGGGTCGAAGCCCTGCGGATCGCCGCCAACGAACAGTACCGCGCGCGCGAGCAGGCGCTCGCGACGCGGCTGCAGGAGACCCAGCAGAAATTCGACGAGGCGCAGCAGAAAGCCAGCGCCGAATCGCAGGGTGGCGCGGCCGCACCTGTCCTGACGGCGGAACAGAAGACCGCGCTGGAAACCGAACTTGAAACGCTGCGCACCGATCTGCTGGCGATCCGCAAGGAACTGCGGGATGTACAACTCAAGCTGCGCGAGGATATCGAGGCGCTCGACACCACGCTGCGTTTCGCCAATATCGTCCTGGTGCCTGCCCTGGTCGGCGTGTTCGCCATCATCCTGGGCATCGCCCGCATCCGCCGGCGCGCGGCGGCGAACGCCTGA
- a CDS encoding ABC transporter permease subunit, producing the protein MRRELAGYFATPVAYVFIVIFLLLVNALTFFMGHFFERGQADLASFFQFHAWVYMLLIPAISMRMWAEERKSGTIELLMTLPLSLMQVVLGKYLAAVVFAAIALALTFPIWITVNYLGEPDNGVILAGYLGSLLMSAGFLAVGTFVSALTKNQVIAFVLTAAVCFVLIASGAPIVLSFFSDWAPREVVDFIASLSFLAHFSAISKGVLDIRDVVYFVSLIGVFLFANAVAVERLKAE; encoded by the coding sequence ATGCGGCGCGAACTCGCGGGATATTTCGCAACTCCCGTCGCCTATGTCTTCATCGTCATTTTCCTGCTGCTGGTGAATGCGCTGACCTTTTTCATGGGTCATTTCTTCGAACGCGGACAGGCCGACCTGGCGTCGTTCTTCCAGTTCCATGCCTGGGTCTACATGCTGCTGATCCCGGCGATATCGATGCGCATGTGGGCCGAGGAGCGCAAATCGGGCACGATCGAACTGCTGATGACGCTGCCGCTGTCGCTGATGCAGGTCGTGCTGGGCAAGTATCTCGCCGCCGTGGTCTTCGCGGCGATTGCCCTGGCGCTGACCTTCCCGATCTGGATCACGGTCAATTATCTCGGCGAGCCGGATAACGGGGTCATCCTTGCCGGTTATCTGGGCAGCCTGCTGATGTCCGCCGGTTTCCTGGCCGTCGGGACGTTCGTTTCGGCGCTGACCAAGAACCAGGTTATCGCCTTCGTCCTGACCGCGGCCGTGTGTTTCGTGCTGATCGCGAGCGGCGCGCCCATCGTGCTCAGCTTCTTTTCCGACTGGGCCCCCAGGGAGGTTGTCGACTTCATCGCGTCGCTCAGCTTCCTGGCGCATTTCAGCGCCATCTCCAAGGGCGTGCTGGACATCCGGGATGTCGTCTATTTCGTCTCGCTGATCGGCGTGTTCCTGTTCGCCAATGCCGTGGCGGTCGAACGGCTGAAGGCGGAGTGA
- a CDS encoding ABC transporter ATP-binding protein, translating to MVEIENLTRSFGTITAVDHVSFSVDRGEVLGFLGPNGAGKSTTMKMITGFLAPSSGSVTVDGFDVARDPIAVKQRIGYLPEGAPLWPDMTAGGFLEFIAGVRGFSGGEAESRIADVVSKTQISSIMNQPLDTLSKGFKRRVGLAQALLHDPDVLILDEPTDGLDPNQKFEVRSLISAMSKQKAIVISTHILEEVEAVCTRAIIIAHGRIVADATPAELLSRSDRHNAVSLRVGGNVDAARSILLDLPAVASVELAQADRLFVRARGGSPILDEVGEALRKNKVPVEEIHVTRGHLDDVFRSITTNR from the coding sequence ATGGTAGAAATCGAAAACCTGACACGGTCGTTCGGAACGATTACGGCTGTGGATCATGTTTCCTTTTCGGTCGACCGCGGCGAGGTGCTGGGCTTTCTGGGCCCCAACGGCGCCGGCAAGTCCACCACCATGAAAATGATCACCGGGTTCCTGGCCCCGTCCTCGGGTTCGGTGACGGTCGACGGGTTCGATGTCGCCCGCGACCCCATCGCGGTGAAACAGCGGATCGGCTATCTGCCGGAAGGCGCACCGCTGTGGCCGGACATGACGGCCGGCGGCTTTCTCGAATTCATCGCCGGCGTCCGCGGATTCTCCGGCGGCGAGGCGGAAAGCCGGATTGCCGATGTCGTCTCGAAAACCCAGATTTCGTCGATCATGAACCAGCCGCTCGATACCCTGTCCAAGGGCTTCAAGCGCCGCGTCGGCCTGGCGCAGGCATTGCTGCACGACCCCGATGTCCTGATCCTGGACGAACCGACGGACGGGCTGGACCCCAATCAGAAATTCGAGGTTCGCTCTCTCATTTCGGCGATGTCGAAGCAAAAGGCCATCGTCATTTCAACCCATATCCTCGAAGAGGTCGAAGCGGTCTGTACCCGGGCGATCATAATCGCACATGGCAGGATCGTAGCCGATGCAACGCCGGCGGAGTTGCTGTCGCGGTCCGACCGGCACAACGCGGTATCGCTGCGCGTCGGCGGAAATGTCGATGCCGCGCGCAGCATCCTGCTCGACCTGCCGGCCGTTGCGTCTGTCGAACTGGCGCAGGCCGACAGGCTGTTCGTTCGCGCCAGGGGCGGATCGCCCATTCTCGACGAAGTCGGCGAGGCCCTGCGCAAGAACAAGGTCCCGGTCGAAGAAATCCACGTCACGCGGGGCCATCTCGATGACGTTTTCCGAAGCATCACGACAAACAGATAG
- a CDS encoding adenylate/guanylate cyclase domain-containing protein, translated as MIRKLRLGSGLILFSYVTLHLINHAAGLWSLQAMNVVRELIHAPWWSPPGTVLLYGAMLVHVLLAFYAIYQRRRFRMSATEGVQLFLGLTIPLMLVGHILGTRVAFNFFDVKVDYMSVLLVQWYVDPWVGVRQVAVTLAAWAHGCIGLYHWLHLKAWYRHWQHLLNVFALLLPALALIGVWQGAKRARMLAADPAWFEAFKARIQWPDGAEQAAMAYMADYFVVSFLALLACTMGLRAIRTKWESWRGIVRVTYDDGMSIQFPPGRTILEASHAADIPHASVCGGRGRCSTCRVRITRGAENLSPASAEERNLLERVRAGVQVRLACQTRPTGGSVDVMRLFPVSAGAEEGHDRPGYLQGEELEIAILFADLRAFTKLSEKMLPYDVVFLLNRYFDCMGEAVTKSGGHLDKFIGDGVMALFGIESGPEAGSRAALAAARQMSLRMAELNRALAHDLDEPLRIGIGIHCGPTIVGKMGYGAATSVTAIGDTVNTASRLETQTKEYGAELVVSDWTVRRSGLDLSDFSKREVTIRGRSEPMTVYVAPSARELPE; from the coding sequence TTGATCAGGAAGCTACGCCTCGGTTCAGGGCTGATTCTGTTCAGTTACGTCACCCTGCACCTGATCAATCATGCCGCGGGACTCTGGTCGCTACAGGCGATGAATGTCGTCCGCGAACTGATCCACGCGCCCTGGTGGTCGCCACCCGGAACCGTGCTGCTGTACGGCGCGATGCTCGTTCATGTCCTGCTGGCCTTCTATGCGATCTACCAGCGCCGCCGCTTCAGGATGTCCGCGACGGAAGGGGTCCAGCTGTTTCTCGGTCTGACGATCCCTCTGATGCTTGTCGGGCATATCCTCGGCACGCGCGTCGCCTTCAATTTCTTCGACGTCAAGGTCGACTATATGTCGGTTCTGCTGGTGCAGTGGTATGTGGACCCCTGGGTCGGGGTACGGCAGGTTGCGGTGACGCTCGCTGCCTGGGCGCATGGCTGTATCGGACTGTATCACTGGCTGCACCTGAAAGCCTGGTACCGGCACTGGCAGCACCTGCTGAACGTCTTCGCGCTGCTGCTCCCGGCCCTGGCGCTGATCGGGGTCTGGCAGGGGGCGAAGCGCGCCCGCATGCTCGCGGCCGACCCGGCCTGGTTCGAGGCGTTCAAGGCCCGGATCCAATGGCCCGATGGCGCGGAACAGGCGGCGATGGCCTATATGGCGGATTATTTCGTCGTCAGCTTTCTGGCGCTGCTTGCCTGTACCATGGGCCTGCGGGCGATACGGACGAAATGGGAAAGCTGGCGCGGCATTGTCAGGGTGACCTATGACGACGGCATGAGCATCCAGTTTCCGCCGGGGCGGACCATTCTGGAAGCCAGCCACGCCGCCGATATTCCCCATGCCAGCGTTTGCGGCGGGCGGGGGCGGTGTTCGACATGCCGGGTACGGATAACGCGGGGGGCTGAAAACCTGTCGCCGGCAAGCGCCGAGGAACGCAACCTGCTGGAGCGTGTGCGCGCCGGGGTGCAGGTGCGGCTGGCCTGCCAGACCCGTCCCACCGGCGGATCGGTCGATGTCATGCGGCTATTTCCGGTTTCCGCCGGGGCGGAGGAGGGCCATGACCGGCCCGGCTACCTGCAGGGCGAGGAGCTGGAAATCGCCATCCTGTTCGCCGATTTGCGGGCCTTTACGAAGCTGTCGGAAAAAATGCTCCCCTATGACGTGGTCTTTCTGCTCAACCGGTATTTCGACTGCATGGGCGAGGCGGTCACGAAGAGCGGCGGGCATCTGGACAAGTTTATCGGCGACGGCGTGATGGCGCTGTTCGGAATCGAAAGCGGTCCCGAAGCGGGCAGCCGCGCGGCGCTGGCGGCGGCGCGTCAGATGAGCCTGCGGATGGCGGAACTGAACCGGGCGCTGGCCCATGACCTGGACGAACCCCTGCGGATCGGGATCGGTATCCATTGCGGTCCGACCATCGTCGGCAAGATGGGGTATGGCGCCGCCACTTCGGTTACGGCCATCGGCGATACGGTCAACACCGCCAGCCGCCTGGAAACCCAGACCAAGGAATACGGCGCGGAGCTTGTCGTTTCGGACTGGAC